From Carassius auratus strain Wakin chromosome 22, ASM336829v1, whole genome shotgun sequence, a single genomic window includes:
- the LOC113040124 gene encoding lipoamide acyltransferase component of branched-chain alpha-keto acid dehydrogenase complex, mitochondrial-like, translated as MATVITVRAPFAFMRRLVSARLHRHCCSKLQAACLVSQPHSYSLIAGQQHRFFRTSYVAARPIMQFKLSDIGEGIMEVTVKEWYVKEGDKVSQFDSICEVQSDKASVTITSRYDGVIRKLYYDVDAIALVGKPLVDIETDGGQVKGPQEDVVETPAVSQEEHTHQEIKGHKTQATPAVRRLAMENNIKLSEVVATGKDGRILKEDILNFIAKQTGAILPPASYQEIRPPPPAAAVPSAPAAKPKEKMTPPSAPTPAIPKPVFTGKDHTEPIKGFQKAMVKTMSAALKIPHFGYKDEVDLSQLVRLRSELKGLAESRGVKLSYMPFFIKAASLGLLHFPILNSSLDENCTNITYKAAHNIGLAMDTNQGLLVPNVKNVQMLSIFEIAVELNRLQTLGLAGQLGTPDLTGGTFTLSNIGSIGGTYAKPVILPPEVAIGALGKIQVLPRFNHKGEVVKAHVMNVSWSADHRIIDGATMSRFSNLWRSYLENPASMVLDLK; from the exons ATGGCGACCGTCATCACTGTGCGGGCTCCATTCGCATTTATGAGACGCCTG GTCTCTGCTCGCCTGCACAGACACTGCTGTTCCAAGCTCCAGGCTGCTTGCCTTGTATCTCAGCCCCACTCATATTCCCTCATCGCTGGCCAACAGCATCGCTTCTTTCGCACAAGCTATG TTGCAGCGAGACCAATTATGCAGTTCAAGCTCTCCGATATTGGAGAAGGCATTATGGAAGTTACGGTTAAAGaatg GTACGTGAAAGAAGGCGACAAAGTGTCTCAGTTCGACAGCATCTGTGAAGTGCAGAGTGACAAAGCGTCTGTCACCATCACCAGCCGTTACGACGGAGTCATTCGCAAACTCTACTATGATGTCGATGCCATTGCCCTCGTAGGCAAACCTCTCGTTGACATTGAAACGGACGGAGGTCAAG TGAAGGGTCCTCAGGAGGATGTGGTGGAGACCCCAGCCGTGTCCCAAGAGGAGCACACGCACCAGGAGATCAAAGGTCACAAGACCCAGGCCACCCCAGCCGTCAGACGCTTAGCCATGGAGAACAAT ATTAAATTAAGTGAAGTCGTCGCCACTGGAAAAGATGGCCGCATTCTCAAAGAAGACATCCTGAACTTCATAGCCAAACAGACGGGGGCCATCTTACCCCCAGCATCCTACCAGGAGATTCGTCCTCCCCCTCCTGCGGCCGCAGTACCTTCAGCTCCAGCCGCGAAGCCCAAAGAGAAGATGACTCCACCTAGTGCACCCACTCCTGCGATCCCTAAACCTGTTTTCACAGGCAAAGACCACACTGAGCCCATTAAAG GCTTTCAGAAGGCAATGGTTAAGACTATGTCTGCAGCCCTGAAGATCCCTCACTTCGGTTACAAAGATGAAGTGGATCTGAGCCAGTTGGTTCGGTTGCGCTCCGAGCTAAAAGGCCTTGCCGAGTCGCGAGGAGTGAAGCTCAGCTACATGCCGTTCTTCATCAAG GCAGCATCTCTTGGTCTCCTCCATTTTCCCATTCTCAACTCTTCTTTGGATGAAAACTGCACAAATATCACCTATAAG GCTGCTCATAACATTGGCCTGGCGATGGATACCAATCAAGGTCTTCTGGTACCCAACGTCAAGAACGTACAGATGCTCAGCATCTTTGAAATCGCAGTTGAGCTCAACCGCCTGCAGACGTTGGGCTTGGCAGGGCAGTTGGGGACCCCTGACCTCACGGGGGGAACGTTTACGCTGTCAAACATCGGATCG ATTGGAGGAACCTATGCAAAGCCGGTCATATTGCCGCCCGAGGTTGCCATCGGTGCTCTTGGGAAGATACAG GTGCTGCCCCGGTTCAACCACAAGGGCGAGGTAGTGAAAGCACATGTCATGAACGTAAGCTGGTCTGCTGATCACCGGATCATCGACGGAGCCACCATGAGTCGTTTCTCCAACCTGTGGAGATCGTACCTGGAAAACCCCGCTTCCATGGTCCTGGATCTGAAATAG
- the LOC113040125 gene encoding RNA 3'-terminal phosphate cyclase-like: MAATAFEMDGSVMEGGGQILRVSVALSCIQGTSIKINKIRAGRSTPGLRPQHLSGLELVRDMCSGSLEGATVGSTEITLAPGKIKGGNHIADTHTAGSVGLLMQVSLPCALFAQGPSELCLKGGTNAEMAPQIDYTLKVFKPIAERFGVQFVCDLKMRGYYPKGGGEVVLKVNPVKELSPINLTERGNITKIYGRAFVAGVLPFKLAKDMSTAAVRTIRKEIKDLYINIQSLQEKDKACGNGNGIIIIAESSTGCLFAGSSLGKKGVYADKVGIEAAEMLLRNIRHNGCVDEFLQDQLIIFMALANGTSRIRTGPITLHTQTAIHVAEQLTNAKFVISKSEDELANNTYVIECQGVGATNPNL, translated from the exons ATGGCCGCAACTGCGTTTGAAATGGACGGGAGTGTAATGGAAGGG ggagGACAGATTCTGAGGGTTTCCGTGGCGCTCAGCTGCATCCAAGGGACgtccatcaaaataaataaaatccgaGCCGGCAGAAGTACACCGGGTTTGAG GCCCCAGCATCTGTCAGGTCTCGAGCTGGTGAGGGACATGTGCAGCGGCAGTCTGGAAGGAGCCACAGTGGGATCCACGGAAATTACGCTTGCTCCTGGGAAAATCAAGGGGGGGAATCACATCGCAGACACTCATACGGCCGG AAGCGTGGGACTGCTGATGCAGGTCTCGCTGCCGTGTGCCCTCTTCGCTCAGGGTCCGTCAGAGCTGTGCCTGAAGGGAGGAACCAATGCTGAGATGGCACCCCAGATCGATTACACACTGAAG GTCTTCAAACCAATCGCGGAGAGATTCGGAGTTCAGTTTGTCTGCGATTTGAAAATGAG AGGTTACTATCCTAAGGGAGGAGGTGAGGTGGTGCTCAAGGTGAATCCTGTGAAGGAACTGAGTCCCATCAACTTGACCGAAAGAGGGAATATCACCAAGATCTACGGCAGGGCCTTCGTGGCTGGAGTGCTGCCCTTTAAG TTGGCGAAGGACATGTCCACAGCGGCGGTCCGCACTATCAGAAAAGAAATTAAGGATCTGTACATAAACATTCAGTCTTTGCAAGAGAAGGACAAGGCCTGCGGCAATGGCAATGGGATTAT AATAATTGCAGAATCATCCACCGGCTGCTTATTTGCAGGATCATCTCTTGGCAAAAAAG GTGTATATGCTGACAAAGTTGGCATCGAGGCTGCAGAAATGTTGCTGAGAAACATCAGGCATAATGGTTGCGTGGACGAGTTCTTGCAAGACCAG ctTATTATTTTCATGGCCTTGGCAAACGGCACATCCAGAATACGAACGGGCCCAATCACTCTCCACACACAAACGGCAATCCACGTGGCCGAGCAGCTCACAAAT GCAAAATTTGTTATAAGTAAATCAGAGGATGAGCTTGCTAACAATACCTACGTTATCGAGTGCCAAGGAGTGGGTGCCACCAATCCTAACTTGTGA